Proteins from one Phyllobacterium zundukense genomic window:
- the alaS gene encoding alanine--tRNA ligase, which yields MSGVNEIRSTFLNYFKKNGHEIVASSPLVPRNDPTLMFTNAGMVQFKNVFTGIEQRPYSRATTSQKCVRAGGKHNDLDNVGYTARHHTFFEMLGNFSFGDYFKEEAISLAWNLITKEFGLPADKLTVTVYHTDDVAFDLWKKIAGLPEERIIRIATSDNFWAMGDTGPCGPCSEIFYDHGADIWGGPPGSADEDGDRFIEIWNLVFMQFEQVTKEQRIDLPRPSIDTGMGLERLAAVLQGKHDNYDIDLFQTLIHASEEATGVKAEGPFRASHRVIADHLRSSSFLIADGVLPSNEGRGYVLRRIMRRAMRHAQLLGAREPLMYRLLPALVREMGQAYPELIRAESLISETLKLEETRFRKTLERGLGLLGEATETLSDGDSLDGETAFKLYDTFGFPLDLTQDALRQRGISVDTEGFSAAMERQKAEARAHWSGSGDAATETVWFSVRDKVGATEFLGYETEKAEGIITALVQNGAVVDSASEGDAVSVVVNQTPFYGESGGQQGDTGTISGEGFTVTVTDTQKKNDGVFVHIGTVTKGTVKVDVPVELTVDHARRTRIRSNHSATHLLHEALRETLGTHVAQKGSLVAPDRLRFDFSHPKPISDKELAVIEDLANEIVLQNAPVTTRLMAVDDAIAEGAMALFGEKYGDEVRVVSMGTALHGEKAGKSYSTELCGGTHVRATGDIGLIRVVSEGAVAAGVRRLEALTGEAARRYLEEQDERVKAIAGVLKSAPADALSRVSALMDERRKLERELTEARKQLALAGPASGGAQSETVNGVCFIGKVVSGVNPRDLKPLADDAKKTVGSGVVTFIGVSDDGKASAVVGVTDDLVGKFSAVDLVRIASAALGGAGGGGRPDMAQAGGPDGSRAEEAVSAVREALAG from the coding sequence GCCGGCGGCAAGCACAATGACCTCGACAATGTCGGCTATACCGCCCGCCATCACACGTTTTTCGAGATGCTAGGCAACTTCTCCTTTGGCGACTATTTCAAGGAGGAGGCGATCTCGCTTGCCTGGAACCTGATCACCAAGGAGTTCGGCCTTCCCGCAGACAAGCTCACTGTCACCGTCTATCACACGGACGACGTGGCTTTTGACCTTTGGAAGAAGATCGCCGGTCTTCCTGAAGAGCGCATCATCCGCATCGCTACCAGCGATAATTTCTGGGCGATGGGCGATACCGGTCCTTGCGGGCCGTGCTCGGAAATCTTCTATGATCACGGCGCGGATATCTGGGGCGGTCCTCCCGGCAGTGCCGATGAGGATGGCGACCGCTTTATCGAGATCTGGAATCTCGTCTTCATGCAGTTTGAACAGGTGACGAAGGAACAGCGCATCGATCTGCCGCGTCCGTCGATCGACACCGGCATGGGGCTGGAGCGCCTTGCCGCGGTTTTGCAGGGCAAGCACGACAATTACGATATCGATCTGTTCCAGACGCTGATCCACGCCTCGGAAGAGGCGACCGGCGTCAAGGCTGAAGGACCGTTCCGCGCCAGCCACCGTGTTATTGCCGATCATCTGCGTTCGTCGAGCTTCCTCATTGCCGATGGCGTCCTGCCTTCCAATGAAGGTCGCGGCTATGTGCTGCGCCGCATCATGCGCCGCGCCATGCGTCACGCGCAGCTGCTTGGCGCCCGGGAGCCGTTGATGTATCGCCTGCTTCCGGCGCTGGTTCGCGAGATGGGCCAGGCCTATCCCGAGCTCATCCGCGCGGAATCGTTGATCTCCGAGACGCTGAAGCTCGAGGAAACCCGTTTCCGCAAGACGCTCGAACGCGGCCTTGGCCTGCTCGGCGAAGCAACGGAAACCTTAAGCGATGGCGACAGCCTCGACGGCGAAACAGCATTCAAGCTCTACGATACCTTCGGCTTCCCGCTCGACCTCACACAGGATGCGCTCCGCCAGCGCGGCATTTCCGTCGATACGGAAGGCTTTTCCGCCGCCATGGAGCGGCAGAAGGCCGAGGCGCGCGCCCACTGGTCCGGTTCGGGCGACGCGGCAACGGAGACCGTCTGGTTCTCCGTGCGTGACAAGGTCGGAGCGACCGAGTTTCTTGGTTATGAGACCGAGAAGGCGGAGGGCATCATCACTGCGCTGGTGCAGAATGGCGCGGTTGTAGACAGCGCCAGCGAGGGCGACGCCGTGTCCGTCGTCGTCAACCAGACGCCGTTCTATGGTGAATCCGGCGGCCAGCAGGGCGATACCGGCACCATCTCCGGCGAAGGCTTCACAGTGACCGTCACCGACACGCAGAAGAAGAACGATGGCGTTTTCGTTCATATCGGCACCGTCACCAAAGGGACGGTGAAGGTGGATGTGCCGGTCGAGCTCACGGTGGATCATGCGCGCCGTACCCGCATCCGTTCCAACCATTCGGCGACGCATCTGTTGCATGAGGCGCTGCGTGAAACGCTTGGCACCCATGTCGCGCAAAAGGGTTCGCTTGTCGCGCCCGACCGGCTGCGTTTCGACTTTTCGCATCCGAAGCCGATTTCGGACAAGGAGCTTGCTGTCATCGAGGATCTCGCCAATGAGATCGTCCTGCAGAATGCGCCGGTCACCACGCGTTTGATGGCCGTGGACGACGCCATTGCCGAGGGTGCGATGGCGCTGTTCGGTGAAAAATATGGCGATGAGGTGCGCGTGGTTTCCATGGGCACGGCGCTGCACGGCGAAAAGGCCGGCAAGAGCTATTCGACCGAGCTTTGTGGCGGTACGCATGTGCGCGCCACGGGTGATATCGGCTTGATCCGTGTTGTCTCCGAAGGGGCAGTCGCTGCGGGCGTCCGCCGCCTTGAGGCTCTGACCGGCGAGGCGGCCCGCCGCTACCTCGAAGAGCAGGATGAACGGGTCAAGGCAATCGCCGGCGTGCTGAAATCTGCACCCGCCGACGCGTTGTCGCGTGTCTCGGCGCTGATGGACGAGCGCCGCAAACTCGAACGCGAACTGACCGAAGCGCGCAAACAGCTGGCTTTGGCCGGCCCGGCTTCGGGCGGCGCACAGTCCGAAACCGTCAACGGCGTCTGCTTCATCGGCAAGGTGGTCAGCGGCGTCAATCCACGTGACCTTAAGCCGCTTGCAGACGATGCAAAGAAGACAGTCGGCTCCGGCGTTGTCACCTTCATTGGCGTATCGGATGATGGCAAGGCCAGTGCTGTCGTCGGTGTTACCGACGATCTCGTCGGCAAGTTCAGCGCCGTCGATCTCGTCCGCATTGCCTCGGCTGCACTCGGCGGGGCAGGCGGCGGCGGCCGTCCCGACATGGCACAGGCCGGCGGTCCGGATGGCTCCAGGGCCGAGGAAGCCGTGTCTGCCGTGCGCGAAGCATTGGCCGGATAG